Genomic DNA from Bacteroides zhangwenhongii:
AGCCGGACGGGGGAATCCGCACCATTTACCGGGATCAGCAATCTGATAACCTAGCTTTTCACCAATGTTACGGGGAACCATTCCAGCATATCCGGGGAATACAGGTTCAATCCCAAACTCCCGCATACGGGCTACGATCTTCTTCTGAAGCGCTTCTTGTTGCTGATACCAGCTATCGGGATTCGGTCCACCCCAACCCTCCAGATTATTCATTTGCCACCAAGCCATAAAGGCCGGACCGGAAATAAATTCATTGACTTCTTCAGTTGTATATCCCAAACGTTTCAGCAAATTGTACCAGACTACCTCCATTCCGGTGATACTCAAAGGCATATTGATGCCATGCATTGCCATCCAGTCTATTTCTTTTTCCCAACGCGCCCAATCCCAGAAAGCCATGGAATAAGAATAGGTACAATAATTCAGATAATATCTGTTCTGCATGGATGTCTCCTTACGTATCTTTTCTTGTGGAAGCGGTAGCACTTCCGGTAACTTCTGCGAAAGATTATTCCAGGAAAGATGAATACCGGCTACATATTTCAGATACCAGTTCAACCCCGTAGCCAGAGACAAATCAGAGTTTCCGGTTATCAGCACTTTACCGTCTTCAGAAGATATTTCAAAATAATCTTTTAACGGATTGTTTTCATCAGCAATCATCCGAAAAAGAATTCGATCTTTCGAAGTACCTTCCGTCACACGATCTGCCAATGTATTGACAGGAGACTGTTCGGTTTGGCAGCTACACATCCATGTAGCCCCCAATAATAGAATGAATAAAAGACGTGTATACATAGTTTTATTTACAGTTTGTCAAATATAATAATTAAGAGTCGTATTTTATCTATTTACTACGTTTTATTCAATGAAATAAGAAGAATTGTGGACGACCATATACATTTATATCTTTCACCTTTCCTGATAAGAATGAACCTTTACGAACTTTCACGCGAAAAGCCGAAACCTTATAAATTTCTTTCATATCTATAATAACCCGGTGAGGATGGTTAGACTCCACGGCCGCATTCGTATGCCAGAAAGAAGAGATATCTCCATCAAACAAGTTTTCTGCTATTCCCAAGTTCTTATCAGCTTGTTCGCTGCTTACATAAACGACTTCCCATTTAGTTTTGTCAATCGGCTGTCCCTTATCATCTATCAGTTCCACTTCCGAAATGCAGGCCTGATTATCCTCTGTGTAGGAAGACAGAGTCTCTATACAGAAGTGGCGAAGAGTAGTCGCAACCGGTAAATCGAATGACTGCCACTCATTAGTCTCCTGCAAAGTAGTTTTTAATGCAAGATCACCGTCTTCCAGAATCGGAGTGCCTACCACTGCACGACGCTGGCCTTTCTGATAATTCTTATCAATACCCAAACTATCCAGAATGGGTTGATTCAATCCTTGCAAAACACGCTTACCCGTATCTTCCATTTCAAACACTACAATTTCATTTTCTCCCTCTTTCAGCCATGGAGCGGGCAGATAGAGTGTTTGTTGAGGACCGATATTCCAGAAACGTCCCAGAGATTTGCCATTTACCCAGACAGCACCTTTGCCCCATTGACTCATATCCACAAAGCAATCACCTTTCTTCTCTACTGTAAACGTTCCTTTATGGAAAGCAGGAACACCTTTGATGGTTTCGCCAAACTCCATTTCCGAAACTTTTTCTTTATACAGAGGCAATGGAGTAATAGACCATCCGGTCAGCTTTTCATTTCCCCACAAAACTTGGCTGGTGATACCTTTCCGGTTAAACAGTATATCGGGACCATAGTTGACGCGTCCGGTATTTTCTACCAGAATCTCCAGTGTGGCAGGTGTCTTCGGCACATTCAAGGTCACACTGTTCTGATTGTAACGACGATCCAGGCTGGCTACTTGCTTACCATCTATGAGGATCACAGCATAGTCACGCAAATCCTGTATGACAAGTTTCTGTTTTCCCGCTTTTTGAAGTGTGGTCTGATAATGAATATATCCGAAATCAACTCCCAAATCCTCCATCGACAGCACATTTTCAGACTGGCTAGTCTGATGAAATGCAGTCCTTAATGGAGCACTTTCCTTTAATTCGACTGTTGCAAAAGTGGTAGTCGGATTATCTGCCGGAACTTCCGGCAGTACTGTTCCCGCAGGCAGGTATTTCTGAATCACTTCCCTGAATGCATGATATTTGGGATAACAATTTCCCCATTCACCCAAGGGAGCGTCATAATCATAGCTTGTGGGCTGGGGCTGATAACCGCCTCCGGTATTGGCTCCATTGGTATACTCAAAGTTTGTACCACCGTGGAACATATACATGCTGACAGAAACACCGTGGCTCAACATCCAGTCCAGCTGTTCGGCGGGACGTTCATAAGCAACAGAGGAATGTCGTCTGCCCCACTCATCAAACCAGGCCGGATAAAACTCCGCAACAAAATAGGGACCGCCCTTTTGGTACTTATCTACCACTTTGAATATATCTTCACCAAACACTCCGTTCAATGTAGGCAGTGCGCCCTCAACATGTCCGGCTTCCACCTGTCCACCACCGTCGCAGGTAAATAGCGGAACATTGAATCCTGCTTCTTTAATCATATCGCGGATAGCGGCAAGATACTCTTTATCCGCTGCATACGATCCATATTCATTCTCCACCTGCACCATAATAATATTGCCTTCATTATTGATGGTCAAAGGAGACAGTTGTTTGCCAAGTTCTTTGATATATCGTTCACAATAGGACAGGAAACGCGGATCTTTACTGCGATAAGTCATATCCTTTTCTTTCAGCAGCCACGACGGGTAACCTCCGAAATCCCATTCTGCACAGACATACGGACCGGGACGAAGAATCACATACAGTCCCTCTTCCTGTGCCGTACGGATAAATTCCGCAATATCAGCCTGTCCGCTAAAATCAAACTCTCCCGGCTGACGTTCATGGAAGTTCCAGAAGACGTAGGCAGATACCGTATTCAGTCCCATCGCACGCGCTCTCTTCAGGCGGTCACGCCAATACTCGTGCGGAATGCGGGGATAGTGCATTTCTCCACAAATCAACTGGATATCCTTTCCCTCGATAGTAAAAGTACCATTTCCTATTCTAACCTGCTCCTTGGGGGAGGAACAGGAAGAAATTAGAAATGATACTATGATGTTAAGTATAACAAGTACGGTTTTATGATTTTTGTTCATCTTCATTCAAATAAGATGTGAGTTTCGAATACTCCGACCGCAACATGAGATCTGTTCTATACGGTCGGAAGTATTCATCAATTTATTTTTAGAATGTAACTGTTCCGAACAGGTTCACGGCATATTTGTCTGCATCATCATACCAATGAGTCACATTCTCTGTTTTAGCAAACTTAATGGCATATACCGAATTGTATTTCCAATCGGCTACTTTTTCGGGCATCCAGATTCCCACTTTATAGGTTCCGCTCACACCGGCTGCCACACTTCCTTTGATAGTGTATTTCGCAGCCTGATTCGGTTCCTGATCGGTAGCCGGAATCCAGGTCTTAGGATCCACATCCAGTTTGAATTCTTTCACTACCTGACCGCTTTCGGAAACCAGTACGAGATATACCTCTTTCGGATTAATCACCGTAGCAAAACCGGTATTCGTAATCGTCAGATCGTATTCCAAATTTCCACCTTTTGCTTCTACTTTCGATTCACTTTGAAGATTCAGACGATACCTCAAATGGTCGCGTACAAAATCATAGAATGAACGAACAACTTCATTGCCCTCCTCATCTTTGAAGTAACTCTCATCGAACAGAATGTGATTATCATTTAATAAAGCGGGATTTACCTTTACCCGTTTCCAACTCATGATATTCAAATCATAGTTTTGCGTCACATCAAATGCCGAGTAACGGTGTTCACGCAAAATACGCAGTGATTTTATCGGACTAATCAACTCCGCCAATCCCCATTCTGTATCCTCATTATAAGGGATCTCACCGCTCATATAGAAATTGTTCACTTTCACCTCCTCCGTTATCTGCTTGTAATCATCCGTATTAGGAACAAAGTCATTGCCCGGTGCAAGCGGATGTTCGCCAGCTGTAAAATAATCATTCGCATATCCGATGCGTCCACGAGATCCTTCCTGTTCCAGTGTCAACGCTTTCTTATGATTCGGATAACGCATTTCTACACAATAAGGTGCAGGCAAGGCTCTCAATAAAGCACTGACGATTGCATTCTTCGCACTCTGGTCATTCATCAACGGAGAAGTATGCCACTCT
This window encodes:
- a CDS encoding beta-galactosidase codes for the protein MNKNHKTVLVILNIIVSFLISSCSSPKEQVRIGNGTFTIEGKDIQLICGEMHYPRIPHEYWRDRLKRARAMGLNTVSAYVFWNFHERQPGEFDFSGQADIAEFIRTAQEEGLYVILRPGPYVCAEWDFGGYPSWLLKEKDMTYRSKDPRFLSYCERYIKELGKQLSPLTINNEGNIIMVQVENEYGSYAADKEYLAAIRDMIKEAGFNVPLFTCDGGGQVEAGHVEGALPTLNGVFGEDIFKVVDKYQKGGPYFVAEFYPAWFDEWGRRHSSVAYERPAEQLDWMLSHGVSVSMYMFHGGTNFEYTNGANTGGGYQPQPTSYDYDAPLGEWGNCYPKYHAFREVIQKYLPAGTVLPEVPADNPTTTFATVELKESAPLRTAFHQTSQSENVLSMEDLGVDFGYIHYQTTLQKAGKQKLVIQDLRDYAVILIDGKQVASLDRRYNQNSVTLNVPKTPATLEILVENTGRVNYGPDILFNRKGITSQVLWGNEKLTGWSITPLPLYKEKVSEMEFGETIKGVPAFHKGTFTVEKKGDCFVDMSQWGKGAVWVNGKSLGRFWNIGPQQTLYLPAPWLKEGENEIVVFEMEDTGKRVLQGLNQPILDSLGIDKNYQKGQRRAVVGTPILEDGDLALKTTLQETNEWQSFDLPVATTLRHFCIETLSSYTEDNQACISEVELIDDKGQPIDKTKWEVVYVSSEQADKNLGIAENLFDGDISSFWHTNAAVESNHPHRVIIDMKEIYKVSAFRVKVRKGSFLSGKVKDINVYGRPQFFLFH
- a CDS encoding DUF4874 domain-containing protein, whose amino-acid sequence is MLINIKKTMTILSTLLLGIMCSFCSDTIDVYAGQYGEEDGTSEPETPEVTGNIVPIESLRNPDRGFHLECNLLADQMKSPYNDYEVYGNDLYTKKVEQFDAKDDNLTLVQQYIYLTNWVSKDLDAEALSNIRKIFELMKAQGYKAILRFAYNHAGLNTSGGESKQWILRHIEQLTPLLNEYIGQIATMQVGFIGAWGEWHTSPLMNDQSAKNAIVSALLRALPAPYCVEMRYPNHKKALTLEQEGSRGRIGYANDYFTAGEHPLAPGNDFVPNTDDYKQITEEVKVNNFYMSGEIPYNEDTEWGLAELISPIKSLRILREHRYSAFDVTQNYDLNIMSWKRVKVNPALLNDNHILFDESYFKDEEGNEVVRSFYDFVRDHLRYRLNLQSESKVEAKGGNLEYDLTITNTGFATVINPKEVYLVLVSESGQVVKEFKLDVDPKTWIPATDQEPNQAAKYTIKGSVAAGVSGTYKVGIWMPEKVADWKYNSVYAIKFAKTENVTHWYDDADKYAVNLFGTVTF